One region of Mycolicibacterium lutetiense genomic DNA includes:
- a CDS encoding WXG100 family type VII secretion target, giving the protein MDHVLSYNFGEIEYSVRQEIHTTSSRFNAALDELRSQIAPLQQVWTREAAQAYTVEQVRWNQAAAALNEILFSLGNAVRDGADEVAATDRSAANAWGV; this is encoded by the coding sequence ATGGATCACGTGCTGTCATACAACTTCGGTGAGATCGAATACTCGGTTCGCCAGGAGATTCACACCACGTCAAGCCGGTTCAACGCCGCGCTCGATGAATTACGTTCGCAGATTGCGCCTTTGCAGCAGGTCTGGACGCGTGAGGCCGCGCAGGCCTACACCGTCGAGCAGGTCCGCTGGAACCAGGCCGCAGCGGCTCTCAACGAAATTCTGTTCTCCCTGGGCAATGCGGTGCGCGACGGTGCCGACGAGGTGGCCGCGACCGACCGCAGCGCGGCCAACGCTTGGGGAGTCTGA
- a CDS encoding type VII secretion-associated protein gives MIHLTQSGVGDGTVADTVGRALKEQPADVFVDFDPSAVVAGRSVVSYREVRTGREIRWAVFVDGAVRIAVGCQSTPGREEVVRPACAAAAGSAHAVF, from the coding sequence ATGATTCACCTGACCCAGTCCGGTGTCGGTGACGGTACGGTAGCCGACACTGTGGGGCGCGCACTCAAGGAGCAACCTGCGGACGTGTTCGTCGACTTCGATCCGTCTGCGGTCGTCGCCGGTCGGTCGGTGGTCAGCTACCGGGAGGTCCGGACCGGGCGGGAGATCCGTTGGGCGGTATTCGTTGACGGTGCTGTGCGAATCGCGGTCGGGTGCCAGAGCACACCGGGACGTGAGGAGGTCGTGCGTCCGGCCTGCGCGGCGGCCGCCGGGTCCGCGCATGCGGTGTTCTGA
- the eccCb gene encoding type VII secretion protein EccCb codes for MEPIREPESPTTEVVIDAPPALPRHNLVSPLTRLLPLLVVVAMGGMVAVYVTSGAAATRGPAAMMFPVMMAMSAIGTAAYSLKSGGRAQQLHRDRGEYLRYLDGIDTAAGESARAQWLDLHAAHPEPGCLWTLAGGEQMWRRSPGAPGFCEVRIGVRERRPSTRLIAGGTDSGREADPVTASALAQLIRRRSTVAGVPVTMNLRGLGHVTVGGPVDAARALLRAVICQLAVTHSPRYVRVAAVVDVSTAGDWEWLKWLGHHWYPDSHGGPVALRLRTLAELPATEPPTHTIVIVDSATAGPVGPLPGAGVTVLAVAAHSGIATADLHLELATDVVRFGAGAARPDRMNHEQAVTCARWLARWRCAPVSEASGWPDLIGIDDPALFDPPSVWTTSDPKRFLRVPVGRCADGTPLHLDLKEAAHDGMGPHGLCVGATGSGKSEFLRTLVLGLITTHPPEALNLVLVDFKGGATFLGLHGARHVSALITNLDEEAQLVARMADALSGEMTRRQGLLRAAGNLANIAEYRRRTDLPALPALLIVVDEFSELLQQHPDFAELFVAIGRLGRSLGIHLLLASQRLDEGRLRGLESHLSYRVCLKTFSPNESRSVLGIADAYELPTTPGAAYLKTPSGDIVRFQTAFVSATGTLPEQVPAVPQETPGPRRFATSWMPADHRPSASATTTVLQQVVDRLAGYGTPAHQVWLPPLPSAIPLSDVLLSDPGPLDVAIGLIDRPFEQRRDRLMLSLGGAQGNVAIVGGPQSGKSTAAKTLAVALAATHHPRDVAIYCLDFGGGTLSALRALPHVGAVAGRTDTDLVRRTVAEMQALVNVREARFVALGIGSMAEYRTRRAAGVIDDPWGDVFVIIDGWSTFRTEFDALEPQITALAVQGLSLGIHVVATASRWGEFRPAFKDQLGTRIELRLGDPAESEMDRKRARQLDRCAPGRGLTHDARELLVALPRLDGTPSDSGIGAALARIADTLKTQYGAARAPAVRLLPARVSEHQLRRVSRGRPATEVLLGLGEHELKPVLVDFDAQSDLVIFGDTGCGKSTALRALCGDLVAGNDPEGVQLLIVDFRRALLGAVESEHLAGYAASVVALDAALPRVLETLTNRMPGPEVTQRALRDRSWWTGPELYVVVDDYDLVAGGGSNPLSPLLNYLPHARDIGLHLLLARRSGGAARAMFDPLLTTVKDLGCMGLTMSAGPDDGVLLGSVRPVRLPPGRGTLITRTAPDQLVQVVLPGGDEAR; via the coding sequence ATGGAACCAATCCGCGAACCGGAGTCGCCGACTACCGAGGTGGTGATCGACGCACCGCCTGCGCTGCCGCGCCACAACCTGGTCAGCCCGCTGACCAGGTTGTTGCCGCTGCTGGTCGTGGTGGCGATGGGCGGCATGGTCGCGGTGTACGTCACCTCCGGCGCAGCGGCCACCCGTGGTCCAGCCGCCATGATGTTCCCGGTCATGATGGCCATGTCGGCGATCGGCACGGCCGCGTACAGCCTGAAGAGCGGGGGTCGCGCTCAGCAGCTCCACCGCGACCGCGGTGAGTACCTGCGTTACCTGGACGGGATCGACACCGCGGCCGGTGAATCCGCCCGCGCCCAATGGCTGGACCTGCACGCCGCGCATCCGGAGCCGGGGTGCTTGTGGACGCTGGCCGGTGGCGAACAGATGTGGCGACGCAGCCCCGGTGCCCCGGGGTTCTGTGAGGTGCGGATCGGCGTGAGGGAGAGGCGACCGTCGACCAGGTTGATCGCCGGTGGCACCGACTCCGGGCGGGAAGCCGATCCGGTGACGGCATCGGCTCTGGCGCAACTGATCCGGCGTCGGTCGACGGTGGCAGGCGTCCCGGTGACGATGAACTTGCGGGGCCTCGGGCACGTGACGGTGGGCGGGCCGGTCGACGCGGCACGCGCCCTGCTGCGCGCAGTCATCTGCCAGCTGGCCGTGACGCACAGTCCGCGATACGTCCGCGTCGCCGCAGTCGTCGACGTATCGACGGCAGGTGACTGGGAATGGTTGAAATGGCTTGGTCACCACTGGTATCCCGACAGCCACGGCGGACCGGTTGCGCTGCGGCTTCGCACACTGGCCGAGCTGCCCGCCACGGAACCGCCTACTCATACCATCGTCATCGTCGATTCCGCCACGGCCGGCCCGGTAGGGCCGCTCCCCGGGGCGGGTGTCACCGTGTTGGCCGTCGCGGCTCATTCCGGGATCGCCACCGCAGACCTGCATCTGGAGCTCGCCACCGACGTGGTGCGATTCGGTGCCGGCGCGGCGCGGCCCGACCGGATGAACCATGAGCAGGCCGTCACGTGTGCCCGGTGGCTGGCGCGATGGCGTTGCGCGCCCGTGTCCGAAGCCTCCGGCTGGCCAGACCTGATCGGTATCGACGACCCGGCCCTCTTCGATCCGCCGAGCGTGTGGACGACATCGGATCCCAAGCGGTTCCTCCGGGTTCCCGTCGGTCGGTGTGCCGACGGCACCCCGCTGCACCTTGACCTCAAGGAGGCGGCGCACGACGGCATGGGCCCGCACGGGCTGTGTGTCGGTGCCACCGGCTCGGGAAAGTCGGAGTTTCTGCGCACGCTGGTTCTGGGGCTGATAACCACACATCCGCCCGAGGCGCTCAATCTTGTCCTCGTCGATTTCAAGGGCGGCGCAACATTTCTCGGCCTGCACGGAGCACGTCATGTCAGCGCGTTGATCACCAACCTGGATGAGGAGGCGCAGCTCGTGGCCCGGATGGCCGATGCGCTGTCGGGGGAGATGACCCGCCGTCAGGGACTGCTTCGGGCAGCCGGGAACCTGGCCAACATCGCGGAGTACCGGCGCCGCACCGATCTACCTGCCCTACCCGCCCTGCTGATCGTGGTGGACGAGTTCTCCGAACTGCTCCAGCAGCACCCGGATTTCGCAGAGTTGTTCGTGGCGATCGGCCGCCTCGGGCGATCGCTGGGCATACATCTGCTGCTGGCCAGCCAGCGGCTCGACGAAGGCCGGCTACGCGGACTGGAGAGCCACCTCTCGTACCGGGTATGCCTGAAGACATTCTCGCCCAACGAGTCCCGATCGGTGCTCGGAATCGCCGATGCGTACGAGCTACCGACCACACCGGGTGCGGCCTACCTGAAGACACCATCCGGCGACATCGTCCGGTTTCAGACCGCGTTCGTCTCGGCGACCGGCACGTTGCCCGAACAGGTGCCCGCGGTGCCGCAGGAGACACCGGGGCCCCGGCGTTTCGCAACGTCCTGGATGCCGGCCGACCACCGGCCGTCCGCATCCGCGACGACGACCGTGTTGCAGCAGGTCGTCGATCGGCTGGCCGGGTACGGTACACCGGCACACCAGGTATGGCTGCCTCCGCTGCCGTCTGCCATCCCGCTCAGTGACGTCCTGTTGTCGGATCCCGGTCCACTCGACGTCGCGATCGGGCTGATCGACCGCCCCTTCGAGCAGCGCCGGGACCGACTGATGCTGTCATTGGGCGGGGCGCAGGGCAACGTGGCGATCGTCGGTGGTCCCCAATCCGGAAAATCCACGGCAGCCAAGACTTTGGCGGTGGCGCTGGCCGCCACCCACCATCCCCGGGACGTGGCGATCTACTGCCTGGACTTCGGTGGCGGAACGTTGAGCGCACTGCGGGCCCTGCCACACGTCGGCGCGGTCGCCGGACGTACCGATACCGATCTCGTCCGGCGCACCGTCGCCGAGATGCAGGCCCTGGTCAACGTCCGTGAGGCACGATTCGTCGCTCTCGGCATCGGTTCCATGGCCGAATACCGGACGCGTCGTGCCGCCGGGGTGATCGACGATCCGTGGGGCGACGTATTCGTGATCATCGACGGCTGGTCGACCTTCCGCACCGAGTTCGATGCGCTGGAGCCACAGATCACCGCGCTTGCAGTGCAGGGGCTTTCACTCGGCATTCATGTGGTGGCGACCGCGTCGCGGTGGGGGGAGTTCCGTCCCGCGTTCAAGGACCAGCTGGGAACCCGCATCGAGTTGCGGCTCGGTGATCCGGCCGAATCCGAGATGGACCGCAAACGCGCCCGTCAGTTGGACCGGTGCGCACCCGGGCGTGGACTCACCCACGACGCGCGTGAGTTGTTGGTCGCGTTGCCCCGCCTCGATGGGACACCGTCGGACTCCGGAATCGGTGCGGCGCTGGCACGGATCGCCGATACCCTGAAGACCCAGTACGGTGCGGCTCGCGCGCCGGCTGTCCGGCTGTTGCCGGCGCGGGTGAGCGAGCACCAACTGCGCCGGGTGTCCCGCGGCAGACCCGCCACCGAGGTGCTGCTGGGGCTCGGGGAACACGAACTCAAGCCCGTGTTGGTCGATTTCGATGCGCAGTCCGATCTGGTGATCTTCGGTGACACCGGATGCGGCAAGTCGACCGCGCTGCGCGCCCTGTGCGGCGACCTGGTGGCGGGCAACGACCCGGAGGGCGTGCAACTGCTCATCGTGGATTTCCGTCGCGCGCTGCTGGGCGCGGTGGAATCGGAGCATCTGGCGGGATATGCGGCGTCGGTCGTGGCGTTGGATGCGGCGCTTCCGAGAGTGCTTGAGACCCTGACGAACCGGATGCCGGGACCCGAGGTCACCCAGCGAGCGCTTCGCGACCGGTCGTGGTGGACCGGTCCCGAACTCTATGTCGTGGTCGACGACTACGACCTGGTGGCCGGAGGTGGGTCGAATCCGCTGTCACCGCTGTTGAACTACCTGCCGCACGCCCGCGACATCGGACTGCACCTGCTGCTGGCCCGCCGGTCGGGCGGTGCGGCGCGGGCGATGTTCGATCCGCTGCTGACTACGGTCAAGGACCTCGGCTGTATGGGCCTGACGATGAGCGCTGGCCCCGACGACGGCGTGCTGCTGGGATCGGTACGGCCGGTTCGGCTTCCCCCCGGGCGCGGCACGCTGATCACCCGTACGGCGCCCGATCAGCTGGTTCAGGTCGTCCTGCCCGGAGGGGACGAGGCGCGGTGA
- a CDS encoding DEAD/DEAH box helicase: MPTFADLGLPAEIVATLAGNGVESPFPIQAATLPDSLKGRDVLGRGRTGSGKTYAFLLPLVARLATSGTRRAPNRPRALILAPTRELVTQIQASLAPLAAATGLKSVNIFGGVGPGPQISALRGGIDIVIACPGRLEDHMRSGHADLSAVEITVLDEADHMADLGFLPGVKRLLDKTPKNCQRLLFSATLDAGVDVLVKRYLHDPVVHSVDSAQSPVSAMVHHVLHVDNAARVNVVADLAAAPGRTIVFARTKHGAKNLARQLNSRGVSAVELHGNLSQNARTRNLTAFSDGSAAVLVATDIAARGIHVDDVSLVVHADPPVEHKAYLHRSGRTARAGNEGTVVTLMHDSQVSDVRNLTRKAGVKPTITRINTMDHPVLREIAPGERVFGDPIHQEPVAQATHAPRRQGGRSGQQQNRNRPGSSSRNGGGAPAARSGTGAGAGAGAGGQRGGNRRPRRSGDSGSAR, translated from the coding sequence GTGCCCACATTCGCTGACCTCGGCCTGCCCGCCGAGATCGTCGCGACCCTGGCCGGAAACGGCGTGGAGTCCCCCTTCCCGATCCAGGCCGCGACCCTGCCCGATTCCCTCAAAGGCCGCGACGTGCTCGGCCGCGGCCGGACCGGTTCCGGCAAGACGTACGCATTCCTGCTTCCGCTGGTGGCCCGCCTGGCGACCAGCGGCACCCGCCGGGCACCGAACCGGCCCCGCGCACTGATCCTGGCGCCCACCCGCGAACTGGTGACCCAGATCCAGGCCTCGCTGGCTCCGCTCGCCGCGGCAACCGGCCTGAAGTCGGTCAATATCTTCGGCGGAGTGGGCCCCGGCCCCCAGATCTCCGCACTCAGGGGAGGCATCGACATCGTCATCGCCTGCCCGGGCCGGCTCGAGGACCACATGCGGTCCGGTCACGCCGACCTGTCCGCGGTCGAGATCACCGTGCTCGACGAGGCCGATCACATGGCCGACCTCGGCTTCCTGCCCGGCGTGAAGCGACTGCTGGACAAGACCCCGAAAAACTGCCAGCGCCTGCTGTTCTCGGCCACGCTCGACGCCGGCGTCGACGTGCTGGTCAAGCGCTATCTGCACGACCCCGTGGTGCACAGTGTCGATTCGGCACAGTCACCGGTCAGCGCGATGGTGCACCACGTGCTGCACGTGGACAACGCCGCACGGGTCAACGTCGTTGCCGATCTGGCTGCCGCGCCGGGCCGCACCATCGTCTTCGCCCGCACCAAGCACGGGGCGAAAAACCTTGCTCGCCAGCTTAATTCGCGTGGCGTTTCCGCTGTTGAGCTGCACGGCAACCTGTCCCAGAATGCCCGCACGCGCAATCTCACGGCATTCTCCGACGGATCGGCGGCCGTTCTGGTGGCCACCGACATCGCCGCCCGCGGTATCCACGTCGACGACGTCAGCCTGGTCGTTCACGCCGACCCGCCCGTCGAGCACAAGGCCTACCTGCACCGGTCCGGGCGCACCGCCCGCGCCGGGAACGAGGGCACCGTGGTGACGTTGATGCACGACTCACAGGTCTCGGATGTGCGGAACCTGACCCGCAAGGCCGGGGTCAAGCCGACCATCACCCGGATCAACACCATGGACCACCCGGTACTGCGTGAGATCGCCCCCGGGGAACGGGTTTTCGGTGATCCCATCCACCAGGAGCCGGTCGCTCAGGCCACCCACGCGCCGCGGCGTCAGGGTGGTCGGTCCGGGCAGCAGCAGAATCGCAACCGCCCCGGCAGCTCCAGCCGCAATGGCGGCGGTGCCCCCGCAGCCCGGTCCGGGACCGGTGCCGGTGCCGGTGCCGGTGCCGGCGGACAGCGCGGCGGAAACCGCCGTCCCCGCCGCAGCGGCGACTCCGGCTCGGCCCGCTAA
- a CDS encoding WXG100 family type VII secretion target, with protein sequence MPTGLTGPLGADFEMMTSVAGRIDVLNDDVRAMLATFIGKMSSVPPSVWGGVAAVRFRSVVDRWNGESLTLHTALGRIAETIRTNERTLRAAADAHAQRLGVVGDGI encoded by the coding sequence ATGCCAACAGGACTGACGGGGCCGTTGGGCGCCGACTTCGAGATGATGACGAGCGTGGCAGGCCGGATCGACGTGCTCAACGACGATGTCCGGGCCATGTTGGCGACCTTCATCGGAAAGATGAGCAGTGTGCCACCGTCGGTATGGGGCGGCGTGGCTGCAGTACGGTTCCGCAGCGTGGTGGACCGCTGGAACGGCGAATCGCTGACCCTGCACACCGCACTGGGTCGTATCGCCGAGACCATCCGGACCAACGAGCGCACGTTGCGTGCCGCTGCTGACGCGCACGCGCAGCGGCTCGGTGTCGTCGGCGACGGCATCTGA
- the eccD gene encoding type VII secretion integral membrane protein EccD, with product MPDLLRHVSIHGGAPGEAGHGATVDLSLPAAMTVGELLPWIVDALGAGDGTPRCWRLTYLDGRSLEASETLAQNDVHDGDLLVLAATCETPTPDRSPTAALTGGSADDVLSAGLRVAACLWACALGAVALTWAGLTGQGLDRIAAAAGVAAAVTAVAVAAPRLGLSSATVATLNVAALVQVAVLGFLVVPAGPAPANFFLAATAVGSLGAVLMRVSGCGTGILLAVVTVAGVVAAATGFAVLWPVATPVLGSLVSVLGVGLLPLAPRLSIALAGLTPPVPEYPGAEEDSDDSAFDPDARARIGHRHLVSLVAGCSAAAALGTVILVFAGPKRITAVEVAFVAAVGAALLLRSRTYASGSCRAAASTSGFLSLTAAFSLVVAWLPTHGNWTALLAVGTGIALVWPIAIQSPMAARVADAVEYGALAAVVPLACWLAGGFDVVRDLALK from the coding sequence ATGCCGGATTTGTTGCGCCACGTGTCGATTCACGGTGGCGCGCCGGGCGAGGCGGGGCACGGCGCAACGGTCGACCTGTCCTTGCCCGCCGCGATGACCGTAGGCGAACTGCTGCCGTGGATCGTCGATGCGCTCGGCGCCGGCGACGGTACACCGCGATGCTGGCGCCTGACATACCTGGATGGACGCAGTCTGGAGGCGTCAGAAACCCTGGCGCAGAATGATGTTCACGATGGCGACCTGCTGGTTCTTGCCGCGACCTGCGAAACTCCCACGCCGGATCGGTCGCCGACCGCCGCACTGACCGGCGGCTCCGCCGACGACGTCCTGTCCGCGGGACTGCGAGTGGCCGCCTGCCTGTGGGCGTGCGCGCTGGGTGCCGTGGCGTTGACGTGGGCCGGGCTCACCGGTCAGGGACTGGACCGCATCGCCGCCGCCGCGGGGGTAGCGGCGGCTGTCACCGCCGTGGCCGTGGCCGCGCCACGCCTCGGTCTGAGTTCGGCCACGGTGGCGACGCTCAACGTCGCCGCCCTGGTGCAGGTGGCGGTCCTCGGTTTCCTCGTCGTTCCGGCCGGACCCGCGCCCGCGAACTTCTTTCTGGCCGCGACGGCTGTCGGCTCGCTGGGTGCGGTACTGATGCGGGTATCCGGCTGCGGCACAGGGATTCTGCTCGCGGTCGTGACGGTCGCCGGGGTGGTCGCCGCGGCGACCGGCTTCGCTGTGTTGTGGCCCGTGGCCACACCCGTATTGGGTTCGTTGGTGAGCGTGCTCGGGGTGGGCCTGCTACCGCTGGCCCCACGGCTGTCCATTGCCCTGGCCGGTCTGACGCCGCCGGTGCCCGAATATCCCGGTGCCGAGGAAGACTCGGACGACTCCGCTTTCGACCCCGACGCGCGTGCCCGTATCGGGCATCGACACCTGGTGAGCCTGGTCGCCGGTTGCTCGGCCGCGGCAGCACTCGGAACCGTAATCCTCGTCTTCGCGGGTCCGAAGCGGATCACCGCCGTCGAGGTCGCGTTCGTCGCGGCCGTCGGCGCGGCGCTGCTGCTGCGCTCACGCACCTATGCGTCGGGCAGCTGCCGCGCCGCGGCAAGCACCTCCGGATTCCTCTCGCTCACCGCGGCTTTCAGTCTTGTGGTGGCCTGGCTTCCCACTCATGGCAATTGGACGGCACTACTCGCGGTCGGCACCGGGATAGCCCTGGTCTGGCCGATCGCGATCCAAAGTCCCATGGCAGCCCGCGTGGCCGATGCCGTCGAGTACGGGGCACTGGCCGCGGTGGTGCCGCTGGCCTGTTGGCTCGCCGGCGGCTTCGACGTCGTTCGCGACCTGGCACTGAAGTGA